A part of Corynebacterium lactis RW2-5 genomic DNA contains:
- a CDS encoding HelD family protein — protein MPSRDSAQSLGTNQSAVLASEQAYLDLAFSFLDEARIRDQENLRRVMLQDDPDPQARVEREVEYHRLQANLDRYRTAEIGLVFGRIDIEDDNPDNPVSATGSGSGVDKRYIGRMGLSDADDDYRTIIMDWRADGARPFYLATTAQPEGVSLRRHLRTRGRTVRAVDDEWLDSPAPGAEQSGEGIGAGVGGESVLREVLGSARTGHMRGIVETIQREQDLIIRDSTRGTLVVQGGPGTGKTAVALHRVAWLLYTYRDQLAKTGVLIIGPNTTFLDYISRVLPSLGETGVVLTTIGDLYPGVRASSRLEPLVTQEVKGSAEMVNILKEAVRAYQALPDADIEFRFDNIPVTITARDVKASRTKARRTRKPHNAGRAIFREHMLELLAAQLAGRIGADPLGGENLLSTTDIADLRDELSDDPQVSEILDELWPVLEPEAVLEELLRDADAIAAAAYEYDDTTHAAILRRDDWPEGEFSEADAPLLDELAELLGPVHAAEVDSEEWEARVSEAQDALDTLSSSASQDLDDGFDAEILSAYDVIDAEALAERHRERDMRSTADRAAEDRTWAYGHVIVDEAQELSAMAWRMIRRRSPNGWMTLVGDVAQTGSPAGAEAWGDVLEPVVGTRWRLHELTVNYRTPQEVMDLAATLLPHIAPDLEAPRSIRSVGRTPVFLPSLADAKSHLDRVSEEGRLWAIIAPSARLDWVREQVDVLWGAAEAAAAGEASTAAAAPRVYDISQAKGLEFDEVIVVCPDEIAGASPQGLQDLYVALTRATQGLTVVQEEPLYWLDMG, from the coding sequence TTGCCGTCGCGTGATTCCGCGCAGAGCCTTGGAACGAACCAAAGTGCTGTACTCGCCAGCGAGCAGGCCTATCTTGACCTCGCCTTTTCCTTCCTCGACGAGGCGCGTATCCGAGATCAGGAGAACCTCCGCCGCGTCATGTTGCAGGACGATCCGGACCCGCAGGCACGCGTAGAGCGCGAAGTCGAGTATCACCGGCTCCAGGCAAACCTCGACCGCTACCGCACCGCCGAAATTGGATTGGTCTTCGGCCGTATCGACATCGAAGACGACAATCCCGATAACCCCGTCTCTGCGACCGGCTCCGGGTCGGGCGTCGATAAGCGATACATCGGGCGCATGGGGCTGTCCGATGCAGACGATGACTACCGAACCATCATCATGGACTGGCGTGCCGACGGCGCCCGCCCCTTCTACCTCGCCACCACAGCGCAGCCCGAGGGGGTGAGCCTGCGCCGGCACCTTCGTACCCGCGGGCGGACTGTGCGGGCCGTCGACGACGAGTGGCTGGACTCCCCCGCCCCGGGCGCGGAGCAGTCTGGCGAGGGCATCGGCGCGGGCGTCGGAGGCGAATCAGTGCTGCGTGAGGTGCTCGGCAGCGCGCGTACCGGCCACATGCGCGGCATCGTGGAGACGATCCAGCGCGAGCAGGACCTCATCATTCGAGATTCCACCCGTGGCACGCTAGTCGTTCAGGGCGGACCAGGCACGGGTAAGACTGCGGTCGCGCTGCACCGCGTGGCGTGGCTGCTCTACACCTACCGCGACCAGCTGGCGAAGACCGGCGTCCTGATTATCGGACCGAACACGACGTTTTTGGACTACATCTCCCGCGTTCTGCCCAGCCTCGGCGAGACCGGCGTCGTGCTGACCACCATCGGTGATCTCTACCCCGGCGTCCGCGCCAGCTCGAGGCTCGAGCCGCTGGTCACGCAAGAGGTCAAGGGCTCGGCGGAGATGGTCAACATCCTGAAGGAGGCCGTCCGCGCGTATCAGGCGCTGCCCGATGCTGACATCGAATTCCGATTCGACAATATCCCGGTGACCATCACCGCCCGGGACGTCAAGGCCTCGCGGACGAAGGCACGCCGCACCCGCAAGCCACACAATGCCGGGCGAGCGATCTTCCGTGAGCACATGCTCGAGCTGCTCGCGGCTCAGCTGGCTGGGCGCATCGGCGCGGACCCGCTCGGCGGGGAAAATCTCCTGTCCACCACCGACATCGCCGACCTTCGAGACGAGCTTTCCGACGACCCACAGGTCTCCGAAATCCTCGACGAGCTCTGGCCCGTACTGGAGCCCGAGGCGGTGCTCGAGGAATTGCTCCGCGACGCCGACGCAATTGCGGCCGCTGCCTACGAGTACGACGACACCACCCACGCCGCCATACTCCGCAGAGACGACTGGCCCGAGGGCGAATTCTCCGAGGCCGATGCCCCGCTGCTGGACGAGCTCGCGGAGCTTCTCGGTCCGGTCCATGCGGCCGAGGTCGACAGCGAGGAGTGGGAGGCCCGCGTCAGCGAGGCGCAGGACGCCCTGGATACCCTGTCCAGTTCCGCCTCCCAGGACCTCGACGATGGCTTCGATGCCGAGATTCTCTCCGCCTACGACGTCATCGACGCCGAGGCTCTGGCCGAGCGCCACCGCGAGCGGGACATGCGCTCCACCGCAGATCGCGCCGCAGAGGACCGCACCTGGGCGTACGGCCACGTCATCGTCGACGAGGCGCAGGAGCTCTCCGCGATGGCGTGGCGCATGATTCGCCGCCGCAGTCCCAACGGCTGGATGACTCTCGTCGGCGACGTCGCCCAAACCGGTTCGCCCGCCGGCGCCGAAGCGTGGGGCGACGTGCTCGAACCGGTCGTCGGCACGCGCTGGCGGCTGCACGAGCTGACGGTGAACTACCGGACCCCGCAGGAGGTCATGGATCTCGCGGCGACGCTGCTGCCCCACATCGCCCCGGACCTCGAAGCCCCGCGGTCGATTCGCTCTGTCGGACGCACGCCCGTCTTTCTCCCCTCGCTTGCCGACGCCAAGTCCCACCTCGACCGCGTCTCCGAGGAAGGGCGACTGTGGGCAATCATCGCGCCGAGCGCCCGATTGGATTGGGTCCGAGAGCAGGTGGACGTTCTGTGGGGCGCGGCGGAAGCAGCTGCAGCGGGCGAAGCGAGCACCGCTGCGGCGGCCCCTCGCGTCTACGACATCTCCCAGGCGAAGGGACTCGAATTCGATGAGGTCATAGTCGTATGCCCCGACGAGATCGCGGGCGCTTCTCCCCAGGGGCTCCAGGATCTCTACGTCGCACTGACCCGCGCAACGCAGGGCCTGACCGTGGTCCAGGAAGAGCCGCTCTACTGGCTCGACATGGGCTAA
- a CDS encoding universal stress protein yields the protein MSDYKTIVVGTDGSKSSLLAVERAASIAAAFDATLVIGCAYYETAEDASKTLRQDSVQVLGDDPAQKNLAAAKEAAEAVGAKKVEAEVRSGSPVEALMSLVTDHRADLLIVGNRGINSLTGRLLGSVPADVARQSDCDVMIVHTVS from the coding sequence ATGAGCGATTACAAGACCATTGTTGTAGGTACCGACGGTTCCAAGTCCTCCCTGCTCGCGGTAGAGCGTGCTGCTTCGATTGCCGCCGCATTCGACGCCACCCTGGTTATCGGCTGCGCTTACTACGAGACCGCAGAGGATGCGTCCAAGACCCTGCGCCAGGATTCCGTCCAGGTTCTCGGTGACGATCCGGCTCAGAAGAACCTCGCTGCAGCTAAGGAGGCCGCTGAAGCCGTGGGCGCTAAGAAGGTTGAGGCCGAGGTCCGCTCCGGTTCCCCGGTCGAGGCTTTGATGTCTCTCGTTACTGACCACCGCGCAGACCTGCTTATTGTTGGTAACCGCGGCATTAACTCCCTGACCGGCCGCCTCCTCGGCTCGGTTCCGGCTGATGTCGCTCGTCAGTCCGACTGCGACGTTATGATTGTCCACACCGTCAGCTAG
- the uvrB gene encoding excinuclease ABC subunit UvrB, which produces MAFAAEQPVLAHSEFRPVGDVERADGTFEVVSDFEPSGDQPQAIKELSERLDRGEREVVLMGATGTGKSATAAWLIEKVQRPTLVMAPNKTLAAQLANELRSLLPNNAVEYFVSYYDYYQPEAYIAQTDTYIEKDSSINEDVERLRHSATSALLSRRDVVVVSSVSCIYGLGTPQSYLDRSVWLKEGEEVDRDQFLRLLVDIQYARNDIAFTRGTFRVKGDVVDIIPAYEEMAVRVEFFGDEIDSLYYLNPVTGDVVKQVEELRIFPATHYVAGPERMERAVADIKEELAERLADLENRGKLLEAQRLRMRTEYDIEMIEQVGFCSGIENYSRHIDGRAPGSAPATLIDYFPEDFLTIIDESHVTVPQIGGMFEGDASRKRNLVDFGFRLPSALDNRPLTFEEFDDRVGQVVFMSATPGPYELGTTGGEIVEQVIRPTGLVDPKIVVKPTEGQIDDLIGEIRTRTDRSERVLVTTLTKKMAEDLTDYLLENGVRVRYMHSDVDTLKRVELLRQLRLGEFDVLVGINLLREGLDLPEVSLVAILDADKEGFLRSTTSLIQTIGRAARNVDGEVHMYADTITDSMQRAIDETERRREKQIAYNTEHGIDPQPLRKKIADILDQVYDNADADSTQNGRTGSAAADALLASRADGSNVAGAAGAGASGGGQMPRAQLESLIADLTEQMGAAARELKFELAGRLRDEIFDLKKELKGMIEAGVE; this is translated from the coding sequence ATGGCATTCGCAGCAGAGCAACCGGTCCTCGCTCATTCAGAGTTTCGCCCCGTCGGCGATGTAGAGCGTGCCGACGGAACGTTCGAGGTCGTCAGCGATTTCGAACCCTCCGGTGACCAACCCCAGGCAATCAAGGAGCTATCCGAGCGCCTGGACCGCGGAGAGCGCGAAGTTGTCCTCATGGGTGCAACCGGTACGGGCAAGTCAGCCACGGCGGCATGGCTGATTGAGAAGGTCCAGCGGCCGACACTGGTGATGGCGCCGAACAAGACTCTGGCGGCGCAGCTTGCCAACGAGTTGCGCTCCCTGCTGCCGAACAATGCAGTTGAGTACTTCGTCTCCTACTACGACTACTACCAACCGGAGGCGTATATCGCGCAGACGGATACCTACATTGAGAAGGACTCGTCCATTAATGAGGATGTCGAGCGCCTGCGACACTCGGCGACCTCGGCATTGCTCTCGCGCAGGGACGTGGTCGTCGTAAGCTCCGTGTCCTGCATCTACGGCCTGGGCACGCCGCAGTCCTACTTGGATCGTTCGGTGTGGTTGAAGGAGGGGGAGGAAGTTGACCGTGACCAGTTCCTGCGCTTGCTGGTCGATATTCAGTACGCCCGCAACGACATTGCCTTTACGCGCGGCACGTTCCGAGTGAAGGGCGACGTGGTGGACATCATCCCCGCGTATGAGGAAATGGCCGTCCGCGTCGAGTTCTTCGGCGATGAAATCGATTCGCTGTACTATCTCAATCCCGTGACGGGCGACGTCGTAAAGCAGGTCGAGGAGCTGCGCATCTTCCCCGCGACTCACTACGTGGCCGGGCCAGAGCGCATGGAGCGTGCCGTCGCCGACATCAAGGAGGAGCTGGCGGAGCGGCTGGCCGACCTGGAAAACCGCGGCAAGCTGCTGGAGGCTCAGCGTCTGCGCATGCGCACCGAGTACGACATCGAGATGATCGAACAGGTCGGATTCTGCTCGGGCATTGAGAACTACTCGCGGCACATTGACGGCCGCGCGCCGGGCTCGGCACCCGCGACCCTGATTGATTATTTCCCGGAGGACTTCCTCACCATCATCGACGAGTCCCATGTCACCGTGCCACAGATTGGCGGCATGTTCGAGGGCGACGCGTCCCGTAAGCGCAATCTCGTGGACTTCGGTTTCCGGCTTCCTTCCGCGCTGGATAACCGCCCGCTGACCTTCGAAGAGTTCGACGATCGCGTCGGCCAGGTGGTGTTCATGTCCGCAACCCCGGGGCCGTACGAGCTGGGCACTACGGGCGGGGAAATCGTGGAGCAGGTCATTCGACCGACGGGACTTGTGGATCCGAAGATCGTCGTCAAGCCTACGGAGGGGCAGATTGACGATCTCATCGGCGAGATTCGCACGCGTACCGACCGTTCCGAGCGTGTTCTGGTGACCACTCTGACGAAGAAGATGGCCGAAGACCTCACCGACTACCTGTTGGAAAATGGCGTGCGGGTGCGCTACATGCACTCGGACGTGGACACGCTCAAGCGCGTGGAGCTGCTGCGCCAGCTGCGCCTGGGGGAGTTCGATGTGCTGGTCGGCATCAATCTGCTGCGTGAGGGCCTCGACCTTCCGGAGGTATCGCTGGTCGCAATCTTGGATGCCGACAAGGAAGGCTTCCTGCGCTCCACGACCTCGCTGATCCAGACGATCGGACGCGCGGCCCGAAACGTCGACGGCGAGGTGCACATGTACGCCGACACAATCACGGACTCGATGCAGCGCGCCATCGACGAGACCGAGCGGCGCCGCGAGAAGCAGATCGCCTACAACACCGAGCACGGCATCGACCCGCAGCCTCTGCGCAAGAAGATCGCCGACATTTTGGACCAGGTCTACGACAATGCCGACGCGGACTCCACCCAGAATGGTCGGACCGGTTCCGCCGCCGCGGATGCACTTCTCGCCTCGCGTGCCGACGGAAGCAACGTCGCCGGTGCGGCTGGTGCAGGTGCCTCCGGTGGCGGCCAGATGCCTCGCGCGCAGCTGGAATCCCTGATAGCGGACCTGACGGAGCAAATGGGTGCTGCGGCTCGCGAATTGAAGTTCGAGTTGGCGGGTCGCCTGAGGGATGAGATTTTCGACCTCAAAAAGGAGCTCAAGGGAATGATTGAGGCCGGAGTAGAGTAA
- a CDS encoding FABP family protein, whose amino-acid sequence MNVSPNPDQPANSQPTIQPATQPATHPALAVLQGFFGTWKGTGHGKYATIKDFDYAETVSLTPLVGKPFVRMENRSATPEGKPMHMELGFIRCVDGEQTAAANECTIEVIMAQATGQAEILYGTVTRTDTELRIDAKSRCVTNTDTAKTVDATERTLVLDLETGILTHSFGMAAVAEKMQNHLVSQLRKVD is encoded by the coding sequence ATGAACGTGTCTCCAAACCCTGATCAGCCTGCAAATTCCCAACCTACAATCCAGCCTGCAACACAACCCGCTACCCACCCCGCCCTCGCCGTGCTCCAAGGCTTCTTCGGTACCTGGAAAGGCACAGGCCACGGCAAATACGCAACGATAAAGGATTTCGACTACGCCGAGACCGTCTCGTTGACTCCGCTTGTCGGCAAACCCTTTGTGCGAATGGAAAATCGTTCGGCTACCCCTGAAGGCAAGCCAATGCACATGGAACTGGGCTTCATCCGCTGTGTGGACGGAGAGCAGACCGCTGCTGCAAACGAGTGCACAATCGAAGTGATCATGGCGCAGGCCACCGGCCAGGCCGAAATCCTTTATGGCACCGTGACACGCACAGACACCGAGCTTCGTATCGATGCCAAAAGCCGCTGCGTCACCAACACAGACACCGCCAAGACAGTCGATGCCACTGAGCGCACGTTGGTCCTCGACCTCGAAACTGGAATCCTCACCCATTCATTCGGCATGGCGGCTGTCGCAGAGAAGATGCAAAATCACCTCGTCTCCCAGCTGCGCAAGGTTGATTAG
- a CDS encoding type IV toxin-antitoxin system AbiEi family antitoxin domain-containing protein, with the protein MPHYSTADLRALGIGEHRTRTLIAEGKLFRIIRGLYVDSLLPETVAHAIVSHYDDIALSGETAARLHLGIALTLPVFAEGRKRVDAGAFAIACSRLPSRTEIRGFPVVEALWAARSAPEFAQRILERHYSGKCGQTRLAADLKRMAKVPSWLRSIIGQTPIGSRSEMERRVARPLLSKGYRVRLNQYIGPYCFDLVLSQWKIAIELDSEKYHFNENSFISDRWKGNSGAIHGWIVLRFTDACVQWNLREVLAEIEQAIAWVKAGRPRRNYQPGFPASQMIWEWNPLVGGSQ; encoded by the coding sequence ATGCCTCATTACTCGACCGCCGATCTGCGAGCGCTCGGAATCGGAGAACATCGGACGCGGACACTCATTGCCGAGGGGAAGCTCTTCCGAATTATTAGGGGCCTCTACGTCGACAGTCTCTTACCGGAAACCGTCGCTCATGCGATTGTTTCTCACTATGACGACATTGCGCTAAGCGGAGAAACTGCTGCACGGCTTCACTTGGGTATCGCGCTGACATTGCCGGTTTTCGCCGAGGGCCGAAAACGAGTCGATGCAGGCGCATTCGCGATCGCGTGCAGCCGACTTCCCTCTCGAACCGAAATACGCGGATTTCCGGTGGTCGAAGCGCTATGGGCAGCTCGCTCGGCGCCGGAGTTCGCTCAGCGGATCCTCGAGCGCCACTATTCGGGCAAATGTGGCCAAACCCGGCTGGCAGCGGATCTTAAGCGGATGGCAAAGGTACCATCTTGGCTACGTTCGATTATCGGCCAGACCCCCATAGGCTCTCGCAGTGAGATGGAGCGAAGAGTAGCTCGCCCGCTGCTCAGCAAGGGATACCGCGTCCGGTTGAATCAGTATATTGGCCCCTATTGCTTCGACCTAGTGCTCTCCCAGTGGAAAATCGCAATAGAACTAGATTCAGAAAAATACCACTTCAACGAGAATTCGTTCATATCCGATCGGTGGAAAGGCAACTCCGGAGCCATCCATGGCTGGATCGTTCTGCGTTTTACAGATGCCTGCGTGCAATGGAATCTCCGTGAAGTTCTCGCCGAGATCGAGCAAGCGATCGCATGGGTGAAAGCGGGTCGGCCACGGCGTAACTATCAGCCGGGCTTTCCCGCAAGCCAGATGATATGGGAGTGGAATCCGCTAGTGGGCGGAAGCCAATAG
- a CDS encoding ABC transporter ATP-binding protein, protein MKVSSNPKKPSSATESVSALPNVSHTSHTSPLLRICDVTKQFRSGNRDVVNAVKRVNISLHRGEVVAILGENGAGKTTLIDMILGLTTPTSGHIEVLGHSPRDAIRVSKIGAVLQTGGLLPDVAVADTLRMIASGYPEHIAIDQLVEQVGLQDLLDRKVGKCSGGEQQRVKFALALLGNPELIVLDEPTTGMDPSARREFWAGIHACAQRGTTILFTTHYMDEAEKFARRIVMMHKGNVLADLDTQSMLALAQSALVQASFPAEVDRQGATPLPPTAAVPDNIIDEVTEISGLKQKNKSLFEPSAQEDNRAVRTLQFRTREPDALIRYLVTETNACNFTVQKASLDDVFISMQRDAEQSMQRDAEQS, encoded by the coding sequence ATGAAAGTCAGCTCAAACCCCAAGAAACCCAGCTCGGCGACTGAATCAGTCTCTGCGTTGCCCAATGTTTCGCACACGTCGCACACGTCACCCCTGCTGCGCATCTGCGATGTCACTAAGCAGTTCCGCAGCGGAAATCGGGATGTCGTAAATGCAGTCAAACGCGTTAACATCAGCCTCCATCGCGGCGAAGTTGTCGCCATCCTCGGTGAAAACGGAGCCGGTAAAACAACTCTCATCGACATGATTCTCGGCCTTACAACGCCCACCAGCGGCCACATCGAGGTTCTCGGGCACTCGCCTCGCGACGCTATTAGAGTCTCCAAAATTGGCGCGGTGCTCCAGACCGGAGGTTTGCTTCCCGACGTCGCTGTCGCTGACACACTGCGCATGATTGCCAGTGGCTATCCAGAACACATCGCAATTGACCAGTTGGTAGAACAAGTGGGACTCCAGGATCTCCTCGACCGTAAAGTCGGAAAATGCTCGGGCGGCGAACAGCAGCGGGTGAAGTTCGCCTTGGCCTTGTTGGGAAATCCTGAACTGATTGTACTCGATGAACCAACTACCGGCATGGATCCAAGTGCTCGTCGCGAGTTCTGGGCGGGAATCCATGCTTGTGCGCAGCGTGGAACGACAATCCTGTTCACAACGCATTACATGGATGAGGCAGAAAAATTCGCCCGACGCATTGTCATGATGCACAAAGGCAACGTCCTCGCCGACTTGGATACTCAAAGCATGTTGGCATTGGCCCAATCCGCACTAGTACAAGCGAGCTTTCCTGCCGAGGTGGACAGGCAAGGCGCGACGCCCCTGCCGCCAACCGCAGCCGTACCTGACAACATCATCGACGAAGTCACTGAGATTTCGGGCTTGAAACAGAAAAACAAAAGCCTTTTTGAACCCAGCGCCCAGGAAGACAACCGTGCAGTACGTACCCTGCAATTCCGCACGAGGGAACCGGATGCATTGATTCGCTACCTGGTAACGGAAACCAACGCTTGTAATTTCACGGTGCAGAAGGCATCACTGGACGATGTCTTCATTTCCATGCAGCGCGACGCCGAACAGTCCATGCAGCGCGACGCCGAACAGTCGTAG